A genomic stretch from Candidatus Brocadiia bacterium includes:
- the cdaA gene encoding diadenylate cyclase CdaA, which yields MSISIQEIITVTAQIGLLFAFFYFLLKSLQGTGGIGILRGVIIGFLVVFILVKTVAKQFKLDTISWILNDWFLVFLIVALVIIFQPELRRILLRLGQNPFFKPFLKTKSGVIDEVVEAIFELSGSKYGALVAIEREIGLKPYIEGGTYIDADVSNELIQTIFYPGSALHDGGVVIKDERVIAAGCLFPLTENKNIPKTIGTRHRAAIGLTEESDAIVLIASEETGQVSLCVNGQLKSGMDKDAIKKTIHDIYHK from the coding sequence ATGAGTATTAGTATTCAAGAAATCATTACTGTAACCGCGCAAATTGGCCTGCTTTTTGCATTTTTCTATTTCTTGCTAAAAAGTCTGCAAGGCACAGGCGGTATAGGTATACTCAGGGGTGTAATTATCGGTTTTCTCGTAGTATTCATACTGGTAAAAACTGTTGCCAAACAGTTTAAACTGGATACTATTTCCTGGATTTTGAATGATTGGTTTTTAGTTTTTCTTATCGTCGCACTGGTAATTATTTTCCAGCCGGAGCTTCGCCGAATCCTACTTAGATTGGGGCAAAATCCTTTCTTCAAGCCATTCTTAAAAACTAAATCTGGTGTTATTGATGAGGTAGTTGAAGCGATATTTGAGCTTTCTGGAAGTAAATATGGAGCTTTGGTCGCAATTGAGAGAGAAATAGGCTTAAAACCCTATATTGAAGGCGGCACATACATAGATGCCGATGTTTCAAATGAGTTAATACAAACCATATTCTATCCCGGCTCCGCCCTTCACGATGGAGGCGTAGTCATCAAGGATGAAAGGGTCATCGCCGCCGGATGCCTGTTCCCTTTAACCGAGAACAAAAATATACCTAAGACAATAGGCACCAGACACCGCGCCGCTATCGGATTAACCGAAGAAAGCGACGCCATCGTCCTGATTGCCTCAGAAGAAACAGGGCAGGTCTCATTATGCGTTAATGGGCAGTTAAAAAGCGGCATGGATAAAGATGCAATAAAGAAAACAATTCATGATATTTACCATAAATAG
- the dapA gene encoding 4-hydroxy-tetrahydrodipicolinate synthase, which produces MFNGCITALVTPFKKQQLDLKKLKELIDFQISSGVNGLVLCGTTGESPTLSDDEKTAIYKTAVKYFRNKITLIAGTGTNDTAKSIKLTKMAEAIGLDGALIVTPYYNKPTQNGLYLHYKAIAAKTRLPIILYNVPGRTGVSIAPETVARLSEIKNIAAIKEASGSLEQVGQIKSLCNITILSGDDYMTFPILCLGGKGVISVSSNILPKNIVAMINAFEQGNIRLAKQYHYQLGPINKALFIESNPIPVKAAMKMLGRLNGEMRLPLTEMSKENQVKLKGVLQGYKF; this is translated from the coding sequence ATGTTCAACGGATGCATTACCGCCCTGGTTACCCCGTTCAAAAAGCAGCAACTTGACCTCAAGAAGCTCAAAGAACTGATAGATTTCCAGATAAGTTCAGGCGTTAACGGACTGGTGCTCTGCGGCACCACTGGCGAAAGCCCAACCCTTAGCGATGACGAAAAAACCGCCATTTATAAAACGGCCGTAAAATATTTCCGTAATAAGATAACGCTTATCGCCGGGACAGGCACCAACGATACGGCTAAAAGCATTAAACTCACTAAAATGGCCGAAGCCATTGGCCTGGACGGCGCCCTAATAGTGACGCCCTACTATAATAAACCTACACAGAACGGCCTTTACCTGCATTACAAGGCTATCGCCGCCAAAACCAGGCTGCCGATAATCCTTTACAATGTTCCGGGCCGCACCGGAGTCAGCATCGCCCCGGAAACGGTCGCCCGGCTTTCGGAAATAAAGAATATCGCGGCCATCAAGGAAGCCAGCGGCAGCCTCGAACAGGTCGGACAAATAAAATCACTCTGTAACATAACCATCCTGTCGGGCGATGATTATATGACTTTCCCGATTCTCTGCCTCGGCGGCAAGGGCGTGATTTCGGTCAGCAGTAACATCTTGCCTAAAAATATAGTCGCAATGATCAATGCCTTTGAACAAGGAAATATCAGGCTAGCCAAACAATATCATTACCAACTCGGGCCTATCAATAAAGCCCTATTCATTGAAAGCAACCCCATCCCGGTCAAGGCCGCGATGAAAATGCTGGGCCGGCTTAATGGCGAGATGCGACTGCCCCTGACGGAAATGTCCAAAGAAAATCAGGTTAAGCTGAAAGGCGTGCTCCAGGGTTATAAATTCTAA
- a CDS encoding DUF4139 domain-containing protein, producing MWKKLVTLVITLGVMSGMVTAQEEKKENDAPPVTKIVLYKHGMGYFERLALVKDNGVISLSFKTSQMPDLLTSFFAVDLSGKGSITSIGYDSKDPIDKQLENILIRVPEGAALTQFLSQLKGAKVEVKIGSETARGSILGIEPVSQKMDNTVITSYKLILLRDDGAIQPFSLFDISTMRLLDEPIQKDLQRILDIYLHSKYTDRKVVKLETTGKGNRDILMGYLLEMPIWKTSYRLLLGENKQPYLQGWAIVENPTDEDWDNVQMSFVSGNPISFKLDLYTSFYPPRPIIDLNAIATASDKLNLEALSKSEMADSNNWEAEGDARMNDKAKGNRAYAAPMAPGMITGGGYGKNKQPLNELMASSVKSVATGIKVGEMFSYNSQTPVSIKRRQSAMIPIVTEMVDGKKVLYYRAAISPRAMNALYLTNSSKLTLETGPLTFFEESTSVGEGLLKQSLEPGMKEIIPYAMETTCIIEPVVKQDTKPVHKVSYANGTMVLRQFYINETNYKCINKSNKAFVFYLDHPRTGNYALMEPIKPEEEIPGYYRFKLELGANKTIDFKVVEQFEGASSISLSNTRLDQVSFYIGQNYLSKKMKEFLGEIKVLMEAISKQNNIFNEANQESQRLNEDQSRYRNNMNSLNINDPKEREVRASYVEKLQQVESKITDLRSLMLDSQNQRKGLEVQLAKKIQEFTEE from the coding sequence ATGTGGAAGAAACTGGTGACATTGGTAATAACCCTGGGAGTAATGAGCGGTATGGTTACAGCTCAGGAGGAAAAGAAGGAAAACGATGCGCCTCCAGTAACCAAGATTGTTCTGTATAAGCACGGCATGGGCTATTTTGAAAGGCTGGCATTGGTTAAGGACAATGGCGTCATTTCGCTCAGCTTCAAGACAAGCCAGATGCCGGATTTATTGACCTCATTCTTTGCCGTTGATCTTTCGGGCAAGGGAAGCATCACCTCTATCGGCTACGATTCCAAGGACCCTATTGATAAACAGCTGGAAAACATCCTGATTCGCGTGCCCGAGGGCGCGGCACTGACCCAATTCCTGTCCCAGCTTAAAGGAGCCAAAGTGGAGGTTAAAATCGGCTCTGAAACTGCTCGCGGCAGTATACTGGGCATTGAACCGGTCTCTCAGAAAATGGATAATACCGTGATAACTTCTTATAAGCTTATTCTGCTCCGCGACGACGGCGCAATACAACCTTTCAGCCTATTTGATATTTCAACCATGAGGCTTTTGGATGAACCTATCCAGAAAGACCTCCAACGTATTTTAGATATTTATCTCCATTCCAAATATACCGACCGTAAAGTAGTTAAATTAGAAACTACCGGCAAAGGTAACAGGGATATCCTGATGGGCTATCTGCTGGAAATGCCCATATGGAAAACGTCTTACCGCCTGTTGTTAGGGGAAAACAAACAGCCTTATTTGCAGGGCTGGGCCATTGTCGAAAATCCAACCGACGAGGATTGGGATAATGTCCAGATGTCTTTTGTCTCCGGCAACCCCATTTCGTTTAAACTTGATTTGTATACGTCTTTTTATCCGCCCCGGCCGATCATCGATTTGAACGCTATAGCCACCGCATCTGACAAACTTAATTTGGAGGCACTTTCAAAATCAGAGATGGCAGACAGTAATAATTGGGAAGCAGAAGGTGATGCCCGGATGAACGATAAAGCGAAAGGTAACCGCGCTTACGCTGCTCCTATGGCGCCAGGCATGATAACAGGAGGCGGGTATGGTAAAAACAAGCAACCATTAAATGAGTTGATGGCGTCATCGGTAAAATCTGTTGCGACTGGTATAAAAGTCGGCGAGATGTTTTCCTATAACTCCCAGACGCCGGTAAGCATCAAGCGCCGCCAGTCAGCCATGATTCCGATAGTGACAGAAATGGTTGACGGCAAAAAAGTCCTATACTACCGGGCGGCCATTTCGCCCCGAGCCATGAACGCATTATACCTAACTAATTCCAGCAAATTAACCCTGGAAACCGGGCCGCTGACTTTCTTTGAAGAATCAACATCGGTCGGAGAAGGATTGCTCAAGCAATCACTCGAACCGGGCATGAAAGAAATTATTCCTTACGCAATGGAAACAACATGTATCATTGAACCAGTCGTCAAGCAAGATACCAAACCGGTACACAAGGTATCCTATGCCAACGGGACAATGGTCTTAAGACAGTTTTATATAAATGAAACCAATTATAAATGCATTAACAAAAGTAATAAGGCTTTTGTCTTCTATCTTGACCACCCCCGTACCGGTAATTACGCCTTAATGGAACCCATCAAGCCGGAAGAAGAAATCCCCGGTTATTACCGGTTTAAGCTGGAACTAGGCGCTAATAAAACTATCGATTTTAAGGTTGTCGAACAATTTGAAGGCGCTTCAAGTATCAGTTTGAGTAATACCAGGCTCGATCAAGTCAGCTTTTATATAGGACAAAACTATCTTAGCAAGAAGATGAAGGAGTTTTTGGGGGAAATAAAGGTTTTAATGGAAGCGATTTCCAAGCAAAACAACATCTTCAATGAAGCCAACCAGGAATCCCAGCGCCTGAATGAAGACCAGAGCCGTTATCGCAACAATATGAATTCCCTTAATATAAACGACCCGAAAGAACGCGAAGTAAGAGCAAGCTACGTGGAAAAATTGCAGCAGGTTGAAAGTAAAATCACTGACTTGCGCAGCCTAATGCTTGATTCGCAAAACCAAAGGAAAGGGTTAGAAGTCCAATTGGCTAAGAAAATACAAGAATTTACTGAAGAATAA
- the recO gene encoding DNA repair protein RecO — protein sequence MAFRKTEAICLFRTDYSETSQIVTFYTADYGKITVLARGNKRPKHNKLEPVDLLAHSEIVFIDKTPKGLHLLTEYTLKNEFPRLRNRLERLYKGLYLAEFLNELTPPGDSNQVLFNLALKTISKIHDLPDDKATDRWEAIFYFEANSLKQLGFIPRLVPNGFEKDFQCGLCDNRIGEKRILKFSSRYGGILCDNCSLAHETVKVTPGILKTVLWYAGIVQDETDNYQNRNNLKVPHKMIYGLRSFLNYYIASITGKELKMNRWLN from the coding sequence ATGGCTTTCAGAAAAACTGAAGCAATTTGCCTGTTTCGGACTGATTACAGTGAAACAAGCCAGATAGTTACTTTTTACACGGCTGATTACGGCAAAATTACGGTTTTAGCCCGTGGAAATAAACGCCCCAAGCACAATAAATTAGAGCCGGTTGATCTGCTGGCGCACAGTGAGATAGTTTTTATCGATAAGACACCAAAAGGATTACATCTATTAACCGAGTATACTTTAAAGAACGAATTCCCGAGGTTAAGGAATAGATTAGAAAGGTTATATAAAGGTCTTTATCTGGCAGAATTCCTGAACGAATTAACCCCGCCCGGAGATTCTAACCAGGTTTTGTTTAATCTGGCGCTAAAAACCATCAGTAAAATACACGATCTTCCTGATGATAAAGCCACTGACAGGTGGGAGGCAATATTTTATTTTGAGGCTAATTCCTTAAAACAACTTGGTTTTATTCCGCGCCTGGTTCCTAACGGATTCGAGAAAGACTTCCAGTGTGGGCTATGCGATAACCGAATAGGAGAGAAAAGAATACTGAAATTTAGTTCCAGATACGGAGGAATCCTTTGTGATAATTGCAGTCTGGCGCATGAAACTGTCAAAGTGACACCAGGCATATTAAAAACGGTCCTTTGGTATGCCGGCATCGTTCAGGATGAAACTGATAATTATCAGAATCGAAATAACTTGAAAGTGCCACATAAAATGATTTACGGATTGAGAAGCTTCTTGAATTATTATATAGCATCAATAACCGGAAAAGAATTAAAAATGAACAGGTGGCTTAATTAA
- the ftsH gene encoding ATP-dependent zinc metalloprotease FtsH: MKRGLILFSLLITFMAIMFYYASDSYLTKTGNITFAQLQEQAKAGIVKSIIIKGNYAEGEYKEPQSLKGKSFVRFKTDKVSELYLKEPTVWNELKNSVSAENFSYDDGNSLWYQAFLALLPVILIVGVIWFLLIRQVKNANGPSGVFSFGKSRARIATKDKKKITFEDVAGVEEAKEELKEIVEFLKDPSHFQKLGARIPRGVLLIGLPGSGKTLLAKAIAGEADVPFLNMSGSDFVEMFVGVGASRVRDLFKTAKENSPCIIFLDEIDAVGRHRGTGLGGGNDEREQTLNAILVEMDGFDTDTGVIVMAATNRPDILDPALLRPGRFDRQITIDLPDIKGREAILKIHSRKIKIDPKVNLANLAKTTPMFSGADLAAIINEAALIAVMKKKELVDMEDLEEARDKVRWGRQKRSREMAEEDKKITAYHESGHALAAYLLPEVENVHKVTIIPRGSYLGATMRLPEKDRYHMQRKYILGNITVLFAGRAAEETFCNDISAGARSDIKEATALARLMTTEWGMSEKLGPISYTDSEEHLFLGREITRTNHHSESTSLEIDQEIKKILLTCYERAKELISSNKELCENIAKNLLIYEIITSQDIENIANGVDIEPFHKNNNTATA, from the coding sequence ATGAAACGTGGATTAATACTTTTTTCTTTACTGATTACATTCATGGCAATAATGTTTTACTACGCCAGTGACTCCTATCTCACAAAAACAGGCAATATTACATTCGCCCAACTTCAAGAACAGGCTAAAGCCGGAATAGTTAAAAGCATCATAATAAAGGGTAATTACGCCGAAGGTGAATATAAGGAACCCCAGTCATTAAAAGGAAAATCATTTGTAAGGTTTAAGACTGATAAGGTTTCTGAACTATATTTAAAAGAACCCACTGTATGGAATGAATTAAAAAATAGCGTCTCTGCTGAGAATTTCAGTTATGATGACGGAAATTCTCTTTGGTACCAAGCATTTCTGGCATTACTCCCGGTGATTTTAATTGTCGGAGTTATTTGGTTTCTTCTCATACGCCAGGTAAAAAATGCTAACGGGCCATCCGGTGTTTTCTCATTTGGTAAAAGCCGCGCCCGAATAGCCACGAAAGATAAAAAGAAAATTACTTTTGAAGATGTCGCTGGAGTGGAAGAAGCAAAAGAAGAATTAAAAGAAATAGTCGAATTTCTAAAAGACCCATCTCATTTCCAAAAGCTTGGGGCCCGTATTCCACGCGGAGTCTTACTAATCGGACTCCCAGGTTCAGGAAAAACCCTTTTAGCTAAAGCAATCGCCGGAGAAGCCGACGTGCCATTTTTAAATATGTCCGGATCAGATTTTGTAGAAATGTTTGTCGGGGTCGGCGCTTCCAGAGTACGCGATTTATTCAAAACAGCAAAAGAAAATTCACCTTGCATAATATTCCTGGATGAAATAGATGCTGTAGGAAGACACCGCGGCACCGGACTCGGTGGCGGAAATGATGAGCGCGAGCAAACCCTTAATGCAATCCTCGTGGAAATGGATGGTTTTGACACTGATACCGGAGTAATCGTTATGGCCGCAACTAACAGACCTGATATCCTAGATCCAGCACTACTCAGACCCGGCCGGTTTGACAGGCAGATTACCATCGATCTACCTGACATTAAAGGGCGAGAAGCTATTCTTAAAATTCATTCACGAAAAATTAAAATAGATCCAAAAGTAAATCTAGCAAACCTGGCAAAAACAACACCAATGTTTTCAGGAGCTGATCTTGCAGCAATAATAAACGAAGCAGCTTTAATCGCGGTAATGAAGAAAAAAGAACTTGTTGATATGGAAGATCTTGAGGAAGCCCGCGATAAAGTACGCTGGGGCCGGCAGAAACGAAGCCGAGAAATGGCCGAAGAAGATAAAAAAATCACTGCTTATCACGAAAGCGGACACGCGCTGGCTGCTTACCTCTTGCCTGAGGTGGAAAATGTACACAAAGTAACTATTATCCCCCGCGGCAGTTATTTGGGGGCAACCATGCGCTTACCTGAAAAAGACCGTTACCATATGCAGCGCAAATACATTTTAGGAAATATTACTGTATTGTTCGCCGGACGAGCGGCAGAGGAGACATTCTGCAACGATATTTCTGCCGGCGCGCGTTCGGACATTAAGGAGGCTACAGCTTTAGCCAGACTGATGACTACTGAATGGGGTATGAGTGAAAAATTAGGCCCGATAAGTTACACCGACAGCGAAGAACACCTTTTTTTGGGCCGCGAAATTACTAGAACCAACCATCATAGTGAATCCACCTCATTAGAAATAGATCAAGAAATCAAAAAAATACTCCTTACCTGTTATGAACGCGCCAAGGAACTTATCAGTTCGAACAAAGAGTTATGCGAAAATATTGCCAAAAATTTACTGATATATGAAATTATTACCTCTCAGGATATTGAAAATATCGCTAACGGCGTGGATATAGAACCTTTCCATAAAAACAACAATACAGCTACGGCGTAA
- the folP gene encoding dihydropteroate synthase — protein sequence MNLIAINLKNKSIPIPNHHIGKLPLKKTLIMGILNITPDSFSDGGKFYHRRHAVNHALKMAESGADIIDIGGESTRPGAQKVKLIEELKRVIPTIETIIKLQPDTIISIDTYKSKVAEAAIKAGARIINDISGLTFDSKMVDIALKYKTPVVIMHIKGTPRNMQNKPCYKNIISEIKEYFRERIALTLSKGISKNQIIIDPGIGFGKRIEDNYIILKRLSELKTLGYPILVGPSRKSFIGATLNLVPEKRLLGTAASVAISILNGANIVRVHDVSEMKQVATICDNIIK from the coding sequence ATGAATCTAATAGCAATTAACTTAAAGAACAAATCTATCCCCATTCCCAACCATCACATTGGAAAATTGCCCTTAAAAAAAACATTAATTATGGGCATCCTGAATATCACACCGGATTCTTTTTCTGATGGTGGTAAATTTTATCATCGTAGGCATGCTGTAAATCACGCCCTAAAGATGGCTGAATCCGGCGCTGATATTATCGATATCGGCGGAGAATCAACCAGGCCCGGCGCCCAAAAGGTTAAACTTATAGAAGAATTAAAAAGGGTTATTCCAACAATAGAAACGATAATAAAACTGCAGCCAGATACTATCATTTCAATTGACACTTACAAATCAAAAGTCGCTGAAGCAGCAATAAAAGCGGGGGCTAGAATAATCAATGACATATCCGGACTAACATTTGACAGCAAAATGGTCGATATAGCCCTCAAATACAAAACTCCAGTTGTTATAATGCACATTAAAGGCACCCCCAGAAACATGCAGAATAAACCTTGCTATAAAAATATAATCTCTGAAATAAAGGAGTACTTTAGGGAAAGGATAGCATTAACCCTGTCAAAAGGCATAAGTAAAAATCAAATTATTATTGACCCAGGAATTGGTTTTGGTAAAAGAATAGAAGATAATTACATCATTTTGAAAAGGTTGTCGGAGTTAAAAACCTTAGGTTACCCAATATTAGTAGGCCCGTCCCGTAAATCTTTTATAGGCGCAACCTTAAACCTAGTGCCAGAAAAAAGATTACTAGGAACAGCTGCTTCAGTAGCGATAAGCATACTAAATGGCGCCAATATAGTCAGAGTGCACGATGTGAGCGAAATGAAACAGGTGGCTACTATTTGCGATAATATTATAAAATGA
- the bamD gene encoding outer membrane protein assembly factor BamD, translating into MQYRLFCICVLLITTSLYGCSGKVLLTAEEAAQIPPSPEIESQYSEAELLSKNSQYDNAIKILNSCVEKTQNPGQKEKVTFLLAECLFHSRHYEEAHKLYEIYLNEFSATLKFKEVLTREFEVGLQFISGAKRSLWGLYILPAFDFGLKIIKDTLARYPYAKPSETYHLKLADYLFTHSYFEQSLEEYELFISKYPQSSSLDIATYRAGLCHINNYLGSEYEITPLLNAKVSINELLTKYPQSNLKGEAQKLYNEIVSLLAERDYQVGYFYKKTGQEKAAQVYFKSLVHNYPQTEWAQKAKTNAKVEDDK; encoded by the coding sequence ATGCAATATCGATTGTTTTGTATTTGTGTTTTACTAATTACTACGTCTTTATACGGATGTAGCGGCAAAGTACTTTTAACGGCTGAAGAGGCCGCCCAAATTCCACCATCCCCGGAAATCGAAAGTCAATATTCTGAAGCAGAATTACTCTCAAAAAACAGCCAGTATGACAATGCAATCAAAATCCTTAATTCTTGCGTAGAAAAAACGCAGAACCCAGGGCAAAAAGAAAAGGTAACTTTTCTTCTAGCTGAATGCCTTTTTCATTCGCGCCATTACGAAGAAGCACATAAGCTTTACGAAATATACCTGAATGAGTTTTCCGCCACATTAAAATTCAAAGAAGTACTTACACGCGAATTTGAAGTTGGGTTGCAATTTATTTCAGGGGCTAAAAGAAGTCTATGGGGTTTATATATACTTCCAGCGTTTGATTTTGGTCTTAAAATAATCAAAGATACTTTAGCCCGTTACCCTTACGCCAAACCATCAGAAACATACCACTTAAAATTAGCTGATTACCTTTTTACTCATAGCTATTTCGAGCAAAGCCTTGAAGAATACGAATTATTCATTTCTAAATACCCGCAGAGCTCTTCCCTTGATATAGCAACCTATCGAGCCGGCTTATGCCACATCAACAACTATCTAGGAAGTGAATATGAGATAACTCCTCTTTTAAACGCAAAAGTATCTATTAATGAACTATTAACTAAATACCCCCAAAGTAACCTAAAGGGTGAAGCACAAAAATTGTATAATGAAATAGTCTCCTTATTAGCTGAGCGGGATTATCAGGTTGGCTATTTCTATAAAAAAACTGGCCAGGAGAAAGCAGCCCAGGTATATTTCAAAAGCCTTGTCCATAATTATCCCCAAACCGAATGGGCACAGAAAGCAAAAACCAACGCGAAAGTCGAAGATGACAAATGA
- the lptE gene encoding LPS assembly lipoprotein LptE translates to MKISFFLVFALILSSGCGYKPSLFLKETSSIAVPIFENQTTYRGIEFELTNFVHNQIKSRTPFRLVAKPEYADLLIKGEIIDYQKPVSIEGRLDIVMASEVVITVKVTLLDQKTGKSILEKKYTSRNDLIPSRKEDEISARERIYENISQWVVSLLE, encoded by the coding sequence ATGAAGATATCTTTTTTTCTTGTATTTGCTTTAATTTTAAGTTCCGGCTGCGGTTACAAACCATCGCTCTTTTTAAAAGAAACCAGCTCTATAGCTGTTCCCATATTTGAAAATCAGACTACTTACAGAGGAATCGAGTTCGAACTAACTAATTTTGTCCATAATCAAATTAAGAGTCGCACGCCCTTCCGTTTAGTAGCAAAACCTGAGTACGCTGACCTGTTGATTAAGGGCGAAATTATTGATTATCAAAAACCGGTATCGATTGAGGGCCGACTTGATATAGTTATGGCATCCGAAGTTGTGATTACCGTCAAAGTAACATTGCTTGACCAAAAAACCGGAAAATCTATTTTGGAGAAAAAGTACACCTCCAGAAATGACCTAATCCCCTCAAGAAAAGAAGACGAAATTTCCGCCCGTGAAAGAATTTATGAAAATATAAGTCAGTGGGTTGTATCACTACTCGAATAA
- the glmM gene encoding phosphoglucosamine mutase: MRIFGTDGIRDVANSGWLTPESLVKLGKTIGLILKPSSQIIIGRDTRISGKSIMQSLSAGILPYGINITDAGIIPTPTLSFLTKEKGFDMGIMISASHNPADNNGIKIFGKNGLKIPAKTELLIEKHLLNKLPVKLKNIRPGMINNGDKLRNLYVNHLLKKAVGPDFSLKGFKIVVDCANGAASEIAPSVLSSFGAKVIAINNHPNGKNINLYCGALHPTVMSRSVVKHQADAGFSFDGDADRVIMSDQKGIVRDGDFVLSIGAMHLKKKKLLKKNTIVGTIMTNSGLNAYLKKLNINIVATPVGDKYVLNKMLSGGYVLGGEPSGHIIFSDYSLSGDGLLTALIILKIVKEENTSLLTLAKRLTKYPQILVNVKVKSKLPIKNIKPLMSKAAEVERILGNEGRLSLRYSGTEPLLRIMVEGKSKKQIEILAKELANIVKKTL; this comes from the coding sequence ATGAGAATATTCGGAACTGACGGTATCAGAGATGTTGCGAACTCGGGATGGCTTACACCGGAATCCCTTGTCAAACTCGGCAAAACCATAGGATTAATCCTAAAACCTTCATCCCAAATAATTATCGGGCGTGACACCAGGATTTCCGGAAAATCAATAATGCAATCACTCTCAGCCGGAATCCTTCCATACGGAATAAATATTACCGACGCTGGGATAATACCCACCCCAACTTTATCGTTCTTGACAAAAGAAAAAGGATTCGACATGGGCATAATGATATCAGCCTCACATAATCCGGCTGATAACAACGGAATAAAAATATTCGGTAAAAACGGACTAAAAATACCTGCTAAAACAGAACTTCTCATTGAAAAACACCTTTTAAATAAACTACCTGTTAAGCTGAAAAATATCCGCCCGGGCATGATTAATAACGGCGATAAATTACGCAACCTATATGTTAATCATTTACTCAAAAAGGCGGTAGGACCAGATTTTTCCCTAAAAGGATTTAAAATAGTAGTTGACTGCGCTAATGGCGCGGCATCCGAAATAGCTCCATCTGTCCTATCATCTTTCGGCGCAAAAGTCATCGCTATCAACAACCATCCTAACGGCAAGAATATCAACCTCTATTGCGGCGCCTTACACCCCACCGTAATGAGCAGGTCTGTCGTAAAACACCAGGCGGATGCCGGGTTTTCTTTCGATGGCGATGCTGACCGTGTAATCATGTCCGACCAAAAAGGAATCGTGCGCGACGGGGATTTTGTTTTATCAATCGGGGCAATGCACCTAAAGAAGAAAAAACTCCTCAAAAAGAATACTATCGTCGGGACTATAATGACAAATTCCGGGCTGAACGCTTACCTCAAAAAACTAAATATCAATATTGTGGCTACGCCGGTCGGTGATAAATACGTCTTGAATAAAATGCTTTCTGGAGGTTACGTCCTGGGCGGTGAGCCCTCGGGCCATATTATTTTCTCGGATTATTCCTTGAGCGGAGACGGCCTGCTAACGGCCTTAATAATCCTAAAAATAGTCAAGGAGGAAAATACCAGCCTTTTAACCCTGGCCAAACGCCTGACTAAATACCCTCAAATTCTGGTAAATGTCAAGGTGAAATCAAAACTTCCGATAAAAAATATCAAGCCACTGATGTCCAAGGCCGCCGAGGTTGAAAGAATTCTGGGCAATGAAGGCCGCCTATCCCTGAGATACTCCGGCACCGAGCCCCTGCTTAGAATAATGGTGGAAGGCAAGAGCAAAAAACAGATAGAAATACTTGCTAAAGAGCTGGCTAATATAGTAAAAAAGACGTTATAA
- a CDS encoding pyridoxine 5'-phosphate synthase: protein MIKLGVNIDHIATIRQARYRDITIGQHFEPDPVRAAVMAELGGADSIVVHLREDRRHIQERDLRLLRQTITTKLNLEMAMSDEIAKIALEVKPDQVTFVPERREELTTEGGLNIVKERKRAEEFTKLFRKNNIAVSVFIDPDREQLQIAKLIGANIVELHTGEYANAKDPEKKRICYIKLGEAAVSARNMRLSVAAGHGLTYVNVGGITNILEIEELNIGHSIISHAVTVGLEQAVREMKQLISRRI, encoded by the coding sequence ATGATAAAACTAGGCGTTAATATTGACCATATCGCGACAATCCGCCAGGCGCGCTACCGCGATATCACTATCGGCCAACATTTTGAACCAGACCCGGTGCGTGCCGCGGTTATGGCTGAATTGGGCGGAGCTGACAGCATTGTGGTTCACCTGCGCGAAGACCGCCGCCATATCCAGGAACGCGACCTAAGGCTGCTGCGCCAAACTATCACGACCAAGCTGAACCTGGAAATGGCCATGTCTGACGAAATCGCTAAAATCGCCCTGGAAGTAAAACCGGACCAGGTTACCTTTGTCCCCGAACGCCGTGAAGAACTAACCACCGAAGGCGGATTAAATATCGTAAAAGAACGCAAACGGGCCGAAGAATTCACTAAGCTTTTCAGGAAAAATAATATTGCCGTTTCCGTATTCATCGACCCGGACCGGGAACAGCTCCAGATAGCCAAATTAATCGGCGCGAATATCGTAGAACTCCACACCGGAGAATACGCCAACGCCAAAGACCCGGAAAAGAAAAGGATTTGTTATATCAAATTAGGCGAAGCCGCTGTCAGCGCCCGAAATATGCGCCTGAGCGTAGCCGCCGGACACGGCTTAACTTATGTTAATGTCGGTGGGATTACCAATATTCTGGAAATCGAGGAACTAAACATCGGCCATAGCATTATTTCCCATGCCGTAACGGTCGGACTGGAACAAGCCGTCCGGGAAATGAAACAGCTGATTAGCAGAAGGATTTGA